A stretch of the Pelmatolapia mariae isolate MD_Pm_ZW linkage group LG23, Pm_UMD_F_2, whole genome shotgun sequence genome encodes the following:
- the LOC134620468 gene encoding histone-arginine methyltransferase CARM1-like: MNTLLWLGSEGGAGSRRANKALVFQFTVSEEMDCCQVGGQSFLVTNNNNFSLLLQFKTPADMQNFQRLLKTEENEENGKGPTMFDKRIEKNPEQCYQFHSCLTQQQSLLQDYLRNATYQKAILVNEADFRDKVVLDVGCGSGILSFFAVQAGAARVYAVESSPMAKYTQILVEDNRLSEHIRVFEGEVEQVNLPDMVDVIISEPMGYMLVNERLMENFLFARRWLKPNGVMFPSYGDIHVAPFSDDQLYFEHYARASFWQQRSFYGVNLSALHNAAVEELFRQPIVDTFDVHILMARSVKHCINFMEAKEEDLLRIEIPFVFTLLQSGLIHGLAFWFDVAYLGSKATVWFSTAPTEPLTRWFQVRCLLQTPLFAKLGQTLSGTVQLAANNRQSYDIHITATVDQSGFRSGNILDLKNPFFSHHPELVTIGVDRDVDRLAKRQLSLLHYDKLV, translated from the exons ATGAACACTTTGCTGTGGTTGGGTTCTGAAGGAGGAGCAGGTTCAAGGAGAG CCAACAAAGCATTGGTTTTCCAGTTTACTGTTTCCGAGGAGATGGACTGCTGCCAGGTTGGAGGTCAGTCCTTCTTagtcaccaacaacaacaacttcagtcttCTGCTGCAATTCAAAACTCCAGCTG ATATGCAGAACTTCCAGAGATTACTGAAGACCGAGGAAAATGAAGAGAACGGGAAAG GACCAACAATGTTTGACAAAAGGATTGAAAAGAACCCTGAACAGTGCTACCAG ttCCACAGCTGTCTGACCCAGCAGCAAAGCCTGCTTCAGGACTACTTGAGGAACGCCACCTATCAGAAAGCCATTTTAGTCAATGAGGCTGACTTCAGAGACAAG GTGGTTCTGGATGTGGGCTGTGGTTCTggtattctgtctttttttgcAGTCCAGGCCGGGGCTGCCAGAGTGTATGCTGTTGAGTCCAGCCCTATGGCCAAGTATACACAG ATCCTGGTGGAGGATAACCGTCTCTCTGAGCACATCAGGGTCTTTGAGGGGGAGGTGGAACAGGTCAACCTTCCTGACATGGTGGATGTCATCATCTCTGAGCCCATGGGTTATATGTTAGTTAACGAAAGGCTCATGGAGAACTTCTTGTTTGCCAGGAGATGGCTCAAACCCAATG GTGTGATGTTTCCCTCCTATGGAGACATTCACGTGGCTCCTTTCAGTGATGACCAGCTGTACTTTGAGCACTACGCACGGGCCAGTTTCTG GCAGCAGAGGAGCTTCTATGGTGTGAACCTGAGTGCTCTTCACAATGCTGCGGTGGAAGAGTTATTCAGGCAGCCTATAGTG GACACATTTGATGTTCATATCCTGATGGCCAGGTCTGTCAAGCACTGCATCAATTTCATGGAAGCTAAAGAAGAGGATTTACTCAG AATAGAGATTCCCTTTGTGTTTACTCTGCTCCAGTCTGGTCTGATCCATGGACTTGCCTTCTGGTTTGATGTGGCCTACCTGGGATCCAA GGCCACAGTATGGTTCTCCACTGCTCCCACAGAGCCTCTGACCCGCTGGTTCCAGGTCAGATGTCTACTTCAGACGCCGCTCTTTGCCAAGCTTGGACAGACTTTGTCTGGGACAGTCCAACTGGCTGCTAACAACAG ACAAAGCTATGACATCCACATCACAGCTACAGTGGACCAATCAGGCTTCAGATCTGGGAACATCCTGGATCTCAAGAATCCTTTCTTCAG tcacCATCCAgagcttgtgaccataggtgtGGATAGGGATGTAGATCGACTAGCAAAGCGACAGCTTAGCCTTCTACACTATGACAAACTGGTATAG